The genomic stretch taaaatgaaaatataacaaatgaataagcatacatacatatatacatatatatacacccatacatataatataaatttacaaataaaaaaaaaaacaatatagtCATGTAGTTTCTCATGTTCAAGATCAAGATCAAGATCAAGATCAAGATCCTATTCCCAAGAACAAGATTCGTTCATCCGGGATTACCACAACTCCCTCTGGGAAAGAGGAGTTCATATCGTTTGAAAGAAATTCCACCTTCAattttttaacataataATCTACAATTTTTTGCATATCTGGTTGTGGCGGTTTGTTTATTAGTTCTTGTTCCAAGCTAGGTATAATATGATTTTTAATAagatttattaatttgtcAAAAAACGTTTTGAAAGTTAGTTTTGAATAATAGGCAGTGGTATCAAGGGCTGCGTATATTAAAGGAAAATAGATATATGTTTTTCTTCTGTACGCACTATTTAATAATTCCGATAAATACATCCATATTTCTCTTGTATCatttaatatgataaaaacaGATAAATGTAATTTTACATAAGCTACAATTCTTGAATAATTACATCCAATGAattcatcattttctttaagaatataagaatgaattttattattaggtGTATTCATTTGTgaagtattatttataaatataggaatagtataaatacatttatatgatattaaacctttatatataaaatatgcttttttgtaatttgttattattaaagaTAGTAAAGCAGAAATACCCCATATAGATGATTTGGATTCATGCATTTTATCATCattcaaaatatttaatatcccttctataatacaaaataaacaataatcatttatatatacatttcttaattttaaaatatcattatataaatttcttaTCATACTAAAACATTTCAATATCTGttcattaatattacatattatattattaacactTAATATGGttctttttattgtttttattattatttccataTTCTCTATTTTGCATTGTTCGATATGCTTCTTATATGTtgacatataaattattatcaactCTCGAGCCAATATACATTTGTCTCCATGGTAATCTAAATTATCAAAACTAAGAGAACGAAACAATTCTAAATCTTTGCTAATGCTACTAATATctgaatattttatgttaccTTCATCAagattcttttttattttctcgtCGATCTCTGTCTCGTCTTTCTTTACCCACGAAAAAAATGCCATCATACAAACgaacataaaaattatacatataaataaatataaataaataaatatatatatatatatatatataattctatctacatatatattttttttattcttgtattatacatttttatatattatacatcataaaaatgatgacaaaaaaaaaaaaagaaaaaaatgtaatatcaTATtggttatataatataaacgtaaacatatatatatatatatatatatatatatatatatgtatatatttttcaattaatacaaccaaaaaagaaaaaaaaaaaaaaataaatatataaataataatatataataataatataataaattaaattaatttgtacaaaaaaaattaaaaataataatacttaaaaattttaataaaacacaTTTTTCACGAGtttacaaatattttaattctctaaataaataacaaatgatgttattcatcttttttttttttttttttattatataacttttttttttttttgtattccttctattttattgtttatatatatatatatatattatataatatatatatgtattacatTTGAggaatatgaataaatttaaaagtcatatatttatcttatgatatataatttttatttattcatgtattaatcaaaaaaatacTTAAAAAGTTATATccacataaaataaaaaatattcaaataataaaaaaaacataaatatatattttaaataataatgtaaaaaaaataaataaagcataaaaatattatatatatataatattatatatatatatatatatatatataatatttcatcaACCCGTAAAAAATATAGGGATCAAAGTGAAGgccaaaatattatatactttactaatataatatatttatatatatataggaatattatatatgtaaatatatatatatatatatatatgtacgtaaacaaaaatttataaaattttattaacattattataatatatatatatatatatatatatatatattatatattatatatgtaaaataattattttctctggtcattatatataatcataatatgatttatatgagtattaaaaaaaaaaaaaaaaaaaattgaaattaaggttaatttattattatattgaatGAAAAAATCAGAAcgaaatttataaataaaaacttgtgaaaataaaaaaatataaaaagagaaaaataaattttgtttataacatatatataatatatatttatatatttatatatttatatattttatatattttatatattttatatattttatttattttaacatttttgagagataaaaaaaaattatatcttATAATAGTAAAACTAAAaggtaataataaatgaaataaataaataaattaaaagagcataaatgttacatatatcaatatatttatatatattaaaatgaaagccatatataaaagaaaaaaaaattaaaatataacatattcataaaagataaagtataaatattatacatatatatatatatatatatatatatatatatatttaatatatgttgtaatattttttttttttttttggctgGAAACATATTTGTGTTTCTTTAGTAAGGAATACTTacccaaaaaaaaagggaaaaagggaaaaaggaaaaaaagaaaaaaaataaacagcacaatttgtttatattatatatatatataaaatatatgagaaaaaaaaaaaaaaaaaaaaaagaagaagacaTTTAtagtatttataaaaatatattatatgttcatatcttttctttttatagtttaaatctttttttttttttaagaaaaacAAGTTATATAACATGTCACAAATTAAAACTACTGTAAAAACTGAAGCCTGTTCATTTAGTGAGTATAGGATATACCCAGGAAGAGGTCAGAAATATATAGCAAGAGATGGAAaggtttatttttatttatcatcAAAATTTGCTTCCTTAGCTTTACAAAAGAAGAAGGCAGCTAAACTAAGATGGACACAagtaaaaagataaaatataataaataaatatatatatatatatatatatatatatatatttttatatatatatatttttatatatatatatatttttatatatatatatttttatatatatatatatttttatatatatatatatttttatatatatatatatttttatatatatatatatttttatatatatgtttgtataatttcttttaacGCTTATACATACTTCCCCTTGTTACATcacatgaaatatatttacatttatatttattttagaCATGGAGaagaaataacaaaaaaacaaaaattgaaACAACTCAAAGAAGGAGATACAAGAAAACTATAAAAGTACAAAAGGCTGTATGTGGATTGACCGTTGAAGATATAAGAAATAGAAAAGCTTATGTCCAAAGCATAGAAGCAAAAGTAaacttattataatatataaataaaaaaaaaaaataaatatataaaatatatacgtatttatatatacatatcagttgatatatttattaatgaaGTTAAGAGTCATAAacgtattttattttattatattttattgtttttataaaattataacaatatacGTTTATGTAGTAACACTTCAAATAATGATGCAGGTTTTTCCTCTCTTATATTATtcactttatatataattaaaatacaatcacatcatataaaaaataaatgttttatttattttttttattgtatgtGATCagtgtgtatatataaataataatatatgatttctatttctttttttttattttttttccatccaaaagaaaaaaatattaaagaaaaaccttataattatgtttcttttttttcataacatatatatatatatatatatatatatatatatatatatatatatacatatatatatatatttatgtatatatttatgtatatatttacacataatatttacatatttaatatttatttatagaaCAAGGCCAAATTTGGAACaaaggaaaaagaagataagaaaaaaacaaaagacgacaagaaaaaaaacctTGTACATTTTCAACAGAAAAAAGATTTTACAAAATCAAAAATGTTAAATATGGCTAAAAGTAAAATGCataaaatgatgaaaaaataaaaaaagaaaagaaatcaTGAAAGAATCAAATAAAGtaaagaagataaaaaaatggcaacaaaaatgaaaagaaaaaattaaacccTTCTTACacatgtaaataatatatatatatatattacatatatatattatatatatatatattatatatatatattatatatatgtgtgtgttttttttttttttttttttttttttctttcatttaattttttcatgctccttttttattttatttcatttgaactaacaaaataaaattaaaaaatattttaatgtctcctttattttaatatatatgttattatatgagaaaaaaagcaaaaaaacaaaggtcaacatgaaaatataaatatatacatatttaaatatatacatatatatatatatatatatatatatatatatatatatatatagatactTGTCATGGGTACATATCGTACCTTTTGGTTATCCTTAATATTtatagagaaaaaaaaaaaaaaaaaaaaaaaaaaaaaaatatatatatatataaatatatatatcatatgaaATGCTTTCATTTCAATTAATATActtaatattttaagaaaGGCTTAAGACAataatttacataaatataaataaataaatatatatatatatatatatatatatatatatatatatatatattcacttAATTTATGACAAGTTAActtaatatatgtgtattttattttatcctaTTCATAATACTTTTAAAacgacaaaaaaaaaattataatcttaaatatgtattcatatatatatatatatatatatatatatatatatatgtatatattcgattatatatttttttcttatttccatggtatatcttcatttcttcataataattttttaattaatttaaatttttctcttttttttatttttttttttctcttttaatattaaaagggAGTAGAAAATGTTTAATGCAaagaatattaatttttaattttttttttatcttatataatattatttaagaaTATTACGAAATCAttctttattcttttattctttttttttaattcgtatcattatatgatatgaacttataatattatattatatatatataatatatatataatttttattttattttattattttcttgttttatattttatgcatatatatatattatatatatataattatctacATATAGCTTAAGAAAAATAGGTgagaaagaaaataaaaaataataaaaaatatagaagatGAAAAAGGACTAGATagatatttctttatatatatatatatatattatatatatattacatatatgtattttttatagttaaatgaaatatattatttctgaagaaaaaaaataataataaagcaaaaataacataaaaagcAGAAAAACAtaaggaataaaaaaaaaaaaaataaaataaaataaaataaaataatatataataaaaaactatctatttatatatatatatatatatattaatacatatatatataatatatttttttgcttttttaattttttaaaaatttacacCTTGACAtcaattcttttttatttctttatatatataataaaaataaacactataattacataataaatatgaacacataatgaaaaaataaaacgtaaaatattgttgttttttatttgttatatatataaaactaatgtagatattttttatatttataattttatgcaTTCTTATTATGTtatgtactttttttttgtataagtgtatttatataaaatgcataaatatatataaatatatatatatatatatatatatatatatatatatataatttttgtaaaatgtttttcttttacttttataataatgttagaaatatatatttatattttctttaacatttttatttaatattgcaatatataataatgtattttttcttttttcttttttcttttttctttttttttttcattctttcATAATATAGTATACTAAatagaaaattaaaatatttaaaaaataaatattatatatatatatatatatatatattaatgctACATACCTTTATAATAGTGTGTCATCATAATAACAGCTTTTGTAATggttttcataatataaaatatttattattttatttaagcttttatgtttttattaaatttcgTATGATTAGATAATGGTAGTTAatccatattattacaagcgtttcttttttttttttttttttttttaagttacATGTTAGTCTTTtatgaaagaaatatatatatgttatatatatatatatatatgtaaatgtaaTAGacttatatgtaatattatatatatatatatatatatatatatgttatacaaGAAAATTTCacatttcatttatataaatatattaaagcaaataaataattacacaataaatatatatatatatataaatactatTTTGTGAttacatttttgttttttttttttttttttcgtcttTTTTATACTaaggcaaaaaaaaaaaaaaaaaaaaaaagaagcatTAATAAACGTGTGCATAAAACTACCCCcgttgtttttatttaaaataaagaaataaatcatatatatatatatatatataaatataataaatttatctttataagtatacatataaaaaaaataaaaatacatacatatatatataatatattttagaaCATTTacttatacatttatatttttatttattatcataattttaaattgaataatttttttgcacaaaatattatatatatatattatatatatgtatatatctttaaaacaatgtgaaaaaaaaaaaaaaaaatttacatatatttatatatatatatatgtttatatatatgaaaataatttaaaattttgaattattttttaaatattttagaatatatacatttatgtgtagatttcttcatttttaaattatgtattaaaaaagaaattttttcaaatatattgatatatatatatatatatatttatatttatttatttatttatttatatttatataattaataggaaagaaattgtaaaaataatacacatCATAAATAtgctttatatatttcctatctgtccataatatatattatatatatatgtttaaaattttaaatattttgtaaaacaAAATGAGGAAAATAAAAGTGACCaacatatttcttttttgaatgtaaatttttataaaaaaaaaaaaaaagaaaaaaaaaattgatgaatttattttttttttctgaaaaataaaaaatatatatatatatatttatatatttatttatttatatatttatttatttatatatttatgtatacatattcatcatataattattgtatcatgttaaaatatatacaggGAGACATAtacctttttaattttgtgtaatatataaactacttgtatttttttattttatgatttatGCTAGTTGTCCGTTATGAATGTAATAtccataaataaataaatatatatatatatatatatatatatatgtattatttattaagtaTAATccgaatatttttttatcttttcttttgttttttaattgtttatGTAACACaattaataatgtatatgtgatattaatttatttttaataatatatgaatatgttAATTGTTTATacctaaataaataatatcatatatatatatatatatatatatatttagttaCTCTTATCTACTTTTAATAtctgtatatattttgttatattatgtgtgtattattttttaaatagttattatttataatatattaatagttgtttttttttttttttcttttcttttttttttttttttttttgtcccTTATCTTGAGccgtatattatatttttaaaactttCAAAgttataaaacatttttgtaCAGCTTCACCTTATCTGTTTCATTTTTCTCCCttgtgtatacatatatatatatatatatatatatatatatatatatatatttaaaacatgTAGGCATAAtacacatttttaatatatatatatatatatataatatttattataacttttgaatatttatctatttatAGTTTCATATAGTTTCATATAATTTccttttcttcctttttttttttaaatatgggTAATTGTGCTTCCGTCATAAATCATTCCAAGTTtaagattaaaaaaaaagaaaaaaaaaacagcaTTGATGATACACATTCTCAgaagaataaatatagagatgccataaataaatatgcacAAGAAAATAATTCAAGAGGAGAATGTGAAAATTATTGTGATGAATATTATTCAAGACGAAGCAATAACAcgaatattaaattaaatagaGGAATGAAATATtctcataataataatggatTAAAAAAGAACGACCATTTCaattgtaataatagtaacaTTTCATcagatgaaaatgaaaataatatgaatgatggTATTtccataaataatataaagcaaaataatttagataatgtaaataatgttGATTATGATaacttaaatataaaagaaaaaaaagaagaaagtgCATTTGATAaatggaagaaaaaaaaaaaaaaaaaaaattctgaCCAGTTCAGTGAGCTAgctaaaaataataatagtgatcatgtaaattataaaaatgaaaaaagggAATAtgacaacaacaataataataacaataataataataacaataataataatatttttagtaataataattgtaataatagtTCCATTATATATGACAATAATGTTTTTTCGGAtaattacaaatattataatgataaatgtGATCTTTGTAATGGTCAGGAAAAATGTGTGCATAGACTGGGGGGTTTAAATTGCACacatgatgaagatgataaaacaagaaaatgtacagatgaaaatataaacaaaaaattattaataaagaatGATGAGGATAGTATTGATTATAGTGTAGACGATATTAATgatgaatatgaaaataataatattataaataatgaaagtcatattattaataacgGAAGTCATGTTATTAATAACGGAAGTCATGTTATTAATAACGGAagtcatattattaataacggaagtcatattattaataacggaagtcatattattaataataatattatgcttaaaaaaaataaacatgaGAATTTATTAAGCATTAAATATAGTAATATGATATTAAACGATATTCGAGATGTTGATATAATTGtggtatttttatttagcttatttttatattttaacgCAAACAATATTGTTGATATGTTAGATCGTAATAAAAAGGAcagatattttttaataaattctttaaatattaatcatGATGTTATAAAGTTTCCAACGTTTCCAAAAGAAATAGTAGAgagttttttaaaaaatgattttagtttattaaaaaaatatataaaaaataaatgtaataaattaaaaaaaaagtataaaaatgtgtatttaaaaaagtaTCCAGAAAATAACAAAGAAGAGAAAAACtctaagaaaaaaaatttcaaatatgaattaaagaaaaagaaaaaagagaaatGTTCTTTTTCGACAATAGTTGAATCACTTGAACGTGATGAATTAATTTATAGAGATATAACGGAAATAGATTGTGATAAAGATTTACCAGAtttgaaaataaattttatagtGATGGGTGCTTATTGTTTTTATCAAAAGGATATGAAACCATTTCAAGATaaaaatacttttttttataaatctccatcatatatatgtgattcTGAAATATCTGTAGCATgtaaaaaagggaaaaaagtAGATTTTCCAAACCAGGATGATTTTACAATAATACAAACAAATGATTGGATATTAATTATGGTTTTTGATGGACATGGTCCATCAGGTCATGACATAAGTAATTTTGTACATGTAGTGCttccattattattttcttataatatagaaaaaatttatgaaaaTCCTGTACGAACTATGAAAaccttattttatatgataaattgTTATTTGgttaattattcatattgtattaataataatattaatcctattaatattaattttattgacTATAATTTAAGTGGAACCACCTGT from Plasmodium falciparum 3D7 genome assembly, chromosome: 13 encodes the following:
- a CDS encoding 60S ribosomal protein L24, putative; this encodes MSQIKTTVKTEACSFSEYRIYPGRGQKYIARDGKVYFYLSSKFASLALQKKKAAKLRWTQTWRRNNKKTKIETTQRRRYKKTIKVQKAVCGLTVEDIRNRKAYVQSIEAKNKAKFGTKEKEDKKKTKDDKKKNLVHFQQKKDFTKSKMLNMAKSKMHKMMKK
- a CDS encoding protein phosphatase PPM6, putative, giving the protein MGNCASVINHSKFKIKKKEKKNSIDDTHSQKNKYRDAINKYAQENNSRGECENYCDEYYSRRSNNTNIKLNRGMKYSHNNNGLKKNDHFNCNNSNISSDENENNMNDGISINNIKQNNLDNVNNVDYDNLNIKEKKEESAFDKWKKKKKKKNSDQFSELAKNNNSDHVNYKNEKREYDNNNNNNNNNNNNNNNIFSNNNCNNSSIIYDNNVFSDNYKYYNDKCDLCNGQEKCVHRLGGLNCTHDEDDKTRKCTDENINKKLLIKNDEDSIDYSVDDINDEYENNNIINNESHIINNGSHVINNGSHVINNGSHIINNGSHIINNGSHIINNNIMLKKNKHENLLSIKYSNMILNDIRDVDIIVVFLFSLFLYFNANNIVDMLDRNKKDRYFLINSLNINHDVIKFPTFPKEIVESFLKNDFSLLKKYIKNKCNKLKKKYKNVYLKKYPENNKEEKNSKKKNFKYELKKKKKEKCSFSTIVESLERDELIYRDITEIDCDKDLPDLKINFIVMGAYCFYQKDMKPFQDKNTFFYKSPSYICDSEISVACKKGKKVDFPNQDDFTIIQTNDWILIMVFDGHGPSGHDISNFVHVVLPLLFSYNIEKIYENPVRTMKTLFYMINCYLVNYSYCINNNINPININFIDYNLSGTTCTIILYNFITKKIYSAHTGDSRAVMGKQNPQTNKFSAYNITEDHKPSLKLEKDRILAFGGEVKKLHGDVAYRVFVKDEMYPGLAMSRAIGDITSSFIGVTCEPTIKILDKLEEDKFIIVATDGIWEFISSEECVQMVSKKKKKKVHIAMEEIIKESWRRWARIDTVDDMTLVILYF